One genomic window of Bradyrhizobium sp. B124 includes the following:
- a CDS encoding iron oxidase produces the protein MNTMAKQQFGRSRRAFVVAAIAGIPAALLPRTAAASDKMTKPQAEYQDTANGIYSCELCTLFVAPDGCKVVEGAISKGGWCKAFAAVD, from the coding sequence GTGAACACCATGGCCAAACAACAGTTCGGACGTTCGCGGCGCGCTTTCGTCGTCGCCGCCATCGCAGGAATTCCCGCGGCACTTCTGCCGCGAACGGCAGCGGCCTCCGACAAAATGACAAAACCGCAAGCCGAATATCAGGACACGGCGAACGGCATCTACTCCTGCGAGCTGTGCACGCTGTTCGTCGCGCCCGACGGCTGTAAGGTGGTGGAGGGCGCCATCAGCAAGGGCGGCTGGTGCAAGGCCTTTGCCGCGGTGGATTGA
- a CDS encoding serine protease, translating to MASLAAKPLARDVTGPPAASQRLDGTAFFVDDLGHMLTARHAVADCARIVVSKEGRAVAARVVALAASDIALIKVPRTLGLAAVFPRANTSVANDMVFAEAYDRLKPMLAHGGSLGNAFVDTTLRDPEHLVLRSNVTFGTSGAPVLDSRGLVEGVVSRRTTVDRVLAVDAVHAKSFLAAHGVRFQEDDRPQMSGTASRAHRAASISAHVTCLQ from the coding sequence TTGGCTTCGCTGGCTGCGAAACCGCTGGCGCGTGACGTCACTGGTCCGCCGGCCGCCAGCCAGCGGCTCGACGGCACTGCGTTCTTTGTCGACGATCTCGGCCACATGCTGACCGCGCGTCATGCGGTCGCGGATTGCGCCCGCATTGTCGTCAGCAAGGAGGGCCGGGCCGTCGCGGCGCGCGTAGTGGCGCTTGCCGCGAGCGACATTGCATTGATCAAGGTGCCACGCACGCTGGGTCTCGCAGCGGTATTTCCGCGCGCCAACACGTCCGTTGCCAACGACATGGTGTTTGCCGAGGCCTATGACCGCCTGAAGCCGATGCTCGCGCATGGCGGATCGCTCGGCAATGCGTTCGTCGACACCACCCTGCGCGATCCCGAGCACCTCGTACTGCGCTCGAATGTCACTTTCGGCACCAGCGGAGCGCCCGTGCTGGATTCCCGCGGCCTCGTCGAAGGCGTGGTGAGCCGCAGGACCACGGTCGATCGCGTGCTGGCGGTCGATGCCGTGCACGCCAAATCCTTCCTTGCCGCGCACGGCGTGCGCTTCCAGGAAGACGACCGACCGCAGATGAGTGGCACCGCGTCACGCGCGCATCGCGCCGCTAGCATCTCGGCACACGTCACATGCCTGCAATAA
- a CDS encoding DUF1993 domain-containing protein: MSFHDAVVPAYLQILNSLTGELTKAEAHCEAKKIAPEVLLGSRLYADMLPLTKQVQLVCDHAARGCARLTHSEVPSTPDTEKSFGELKQRLAKTIDYVKSFKPEQFDGADAKDVTFPIGAERTMTLKGQQFLSAFSFPNFYFHAVTAHGILRHNGVEIGKRDFLGVS, from the coding sequence ATGTCCTTTCATGACGCCGTCGTCCCCGCGTACTTGCAGATCCTCAACAGCCTCACCGGCGAGCTGACCAAGGCCGAGGCGCATTGCGAAGCTAAGAAGATCGCGCCCGAGGTGCTGCTGGGATCGCGGCTCTATGCGGACATGCTGCCGCTGACCAAGCAGGTGCAGCTGGTCTGCGATCACGCCGCACGCGGCTGTGCGCGGCTGACCCATAGCGAGGTGCCGTCGACGCCCGACACCGAGAAGAGCTTCGGCGAACTGAAGCAGCGGCTGGCGAAGACGATCGACTATGTGAAGTCGTTCAAGCCGGAGCAGTTCGACGGCGCCGACGCCAAGGACGTCACCTTCCCGATCGGCGCCGAGCGCACCATGACCCTGAAGGGCCAGCAATTCCTCAGCGCCTTCTCGTTCCCGAACTTCTACTTCCACGCCGTCACCGCGCACGGCATCCTGCGCCACAACGGTGTCGAGATCGGCAAGCGCGACTTCCTCGGCGTCAGCTGA
- the htpX gene encoding zinc metalloprotease HtpX produces the protein MNYFRTALLLAGLTALFMGVGYLIGGGTGAVIALIVAAATNLFTYWNSDRMVLSMYGARQVDARSAPDLYNLVAELAQRASLPMPRVFVMDEAQPNAFATGRNPENAAVAVTTGLMQQLSREELAGVIAHELAHIKHHDTLTMTITATIAGAISMLAQFSMFFGGNRNNNGPGIVGSIAMMILAPLGAMLVQMAISRTREYAADNFGARIVGQPMWLASALAKIENAAHQLPNMEAERNPATAHMFIVNPLSGHGVDNLFATHPSTANRIAALQQLAAELGTQTAPRPAGASYPPRSPWGGASGQRGPWG, from the coding sequence ATGAATTATTTCCGCACCGCGCTCCTGCTTGCCGGCCTCACTGCGCTGTTCATGGGCGTCGGCTATCTGATCGGCGGCGGCACCGGCGCCGTGATCGCGCTGATCGTCGCGGCTGCGACAAATCTGTTCACCTACTGGAATTCCGACCGCATGGTGCTGTCGATGTACGGTGCCCGTCAGGTCGATGCGCGTTCGGCGCCGGACCTCTACAATCTCGTCGCCGAGCTCGCGCAGCGCGCGAGCCTGCCGATGCCCCGCGTGTTCGTGATGGACGAGGCGCAGCCGAACGCATTCGCGACCGGCCGCAATCCGGAGAACGCCGCGGTTGCCGTCACCACTGGCTTGATGCAGCAGCTCAGCCGCGAGGAACTCGCCGGCGTGATCGCGCATGAGCTTGCGCATATCAAGCACCACGACACGCTGACTATGACGATCACCGCGACGATCGCCGGCGCGATCTCGATGCTGGCGCAGTTCAGCATGTTCTTCGGCGGCAACCGCAACAACAACGGCCCCGGCATCGTCGGCTCGATCGCGATGATGATCCTGGCGCCGCTCGGCGCCATGCTTGTGCAGATGGCGATCAGCCGCACCCGTGAATACGCCGCCGACAATTTCGGCGCACGCATCGTCGGCCAGCCGATGTGGCTGGCATCCGCGCTCGCGAAGATCGAGAACGCAGCGCACCAGTTGCCGAACATGGAAGCCGAGCGCAATCCGGCCACCGCGCACATGTTCATCGTCAACCCGCTGTCGGGCCACGGTGTCGACAATCTGTTCGCCACCCACCCCTCGACCGCGAACCGCATCGCCGCGCTGCAGCAGCTCGCCGCCGAACTCGGCACCCAGACCGCGCCGCGTCCGGCCGGCGCCAGCTATCCGCCGCGCAGCCCCTGGGGCGGTGCCTCAGGCCAGCGCGGGCCGTGGGGCTAG
- a CDS encoding lytic murein transglycosylase, with product MPASPLRAPIMFAAIAGALALSSLGQAQQPLPNPAGSAPVRPRPATVVAPRAASCHNGQSFDRFLAELKQKAVAAGVSQRTIAEATPYLVYDQGIVNRDRGQRVFGQIFTQFAGRMAANYRMQQGQQYIRTYAAAFARAEKEYGVPPAVIAAFWGLESDFGVQMGNLPTLKSLVSLAYDCRRSEMFQGETIAALKIIERGDLTPDEMIGSWAGELGQTQFLPTHYFNYAVDYDGDGHRNLLASGPDVIGSTANYIANGLKWRRGEPWLQEVRVPQAANFPWDQADLTVKLPRSKWVALGVTLTDGKALANDEMPASLLLPMGRMGPAFLAYPNFAAYTEWNNSLIYSTTAGYLAGRIAGAPPMQRPHAPVAQLPFGEIKELQSLLARAGYDVGKIDGVLGQASRSAVKAMQMKYGLPADSWPTAELLARMRGGGRTQPAADAAMPPTR from the coding sequence ATGCCAGCTTCTCCCCTCCGCGCCCCGATCATGTTCGCAGCGATCGCGGGGGCGCTGGCGCTCTCCTCGCTGGGTCAGGCGCAGCAGCCGCTGCCCAATCCCGCAGGCTCCGCCCCGGTCAGGCCGCGTCCGGCCACGGTGGTCGCGCCAAGGGCCGCGTCCTGCCACAACGGGCAGAGCTTCGATCGCTTCCTCGCCGAGCTGAAGCAGAAGGCGGTCGCCGCCGGCGTCTCGCAGCGGACGATTGCGGAGGCCACGCCCTACCTGGTTTACGACCAGGGCATCGTCAACCGCGACCGCGGCCAGCGCGTGTTCGGGCAGATCTTCACCCAGTTCGCCGGCCGCATGGCTGCGAACTACCGGATGCAGCAGGGCCAGCAATACATCCGGACCTACGCGGCCGCTTTCGCGCGCGCCGAGAAGGAGTATGGCGTGCCGCCGGCGGTGATCGCCGCGTTCTGGGGACTGGAGAGCGACTTCGGCGTCCAGATGGGCAATCTGCCGACGCTGAAATCGCTGGTGTCGCTGGCCTATGATTGCCGCCGCTCGGAGATGTTCCAGGGCGAGACCATCGCCGCGCTGAAGATCATCGAGCGCGGCGACCTGACGCCCGACGAAATGATCGGCTCATGGGCCGGCGAGCTCGGCCAGACGCAATTCTTGCCGACGCACTATTTCAACTATGCCGTCGACTATGACGGCGACGGCCATCGCAATCTGCTCGCCAGCGGCCCCGACGTGATCGGCTCGACCGCGAACTACATCGCCAACGGATTGAAGTGGCGGCGCGGCGAGCCGTGGCTGCAGGAGGTGCGCGTGCCGCAGGCCGCGAATTTTCCTTGGGACCAGGCCGACCTCACCGTCAAGCTGCCGCGCTCGAAATGGGTTGCGCTCGGCGTCACCTTGACCGACGGCAAGGCGCTCGCCAATGACGAGATGCCGGCCTCGCTGCTGCTGCCGATGGGCCGGATGGGTCCGGCGTTTCTCGCTTATCCAAACTTCGCCGCCTATACCGAGTGGAATAACTCGTTGATCTACTCGACCACCGCCGGCTATCTCGCCGGCCGCATCGCGGGCGCACCGCCGATGCAGCGGCCGCACGCGCCGGTGGCGCAACTGCCATTTGGCGAGATCAAGGAGCTGCAATCGCTGCTGGCGCGCGCCGGCTACGACGTCGGCAAGATCGACGGCGTGCTCGGCCAGGCGAGCCGCAGCGCGGTGAAGGCGATGCAGATGAAGTACGGCCTGCCGGCGGATTCCTGGCCGACCGCGGAGCTCTTGGCCCGGATGCGCGGCGGTGGCCGCACGCAGCCGGCCGCGGACGCCGCGATGCCGCCGACGCGGTAG
- a CDS encoding aldo/keto reductase: protein MKHRALGRSGITVPPLCFGCNVFGWTVDEAASFRLLDTVLEHGLTFLDTADVYSRWVPGHHGGESETIIGEWMKARGNRNRIILATKVGMDMGDGNVGLKPDYIARAVEDSLRRLQTDHIDLYQSHKDDETTPQEETLAAYDKLIKAGKIRAIGASNFSAERLKSALDISRANGLPRYESMQPEYSLAERSSYEGALQRVCEENDIGVITFFSLAAGFLTGKYRSESDFAKSPRGARSIPKYMNPRGMRILAGLDEVAAETRTEPAAVALAWLMAKPGITAPIASATKPEQVATLVAAARLELSKGQVERLDAASA, encoded by the coding sequence ATGAAGCATCGCGCACTCGGCCGCTCCGGCATCACCGTCCCTCCCCTCTGCTTCGGCTGCAATGTGTTCGGCTGGACGGTGGACGAGGCTGCATCTTTCCGGCTGCTCGATACCGTGCTGGAGCATGGACTGACGTTCCTCGATACGGCCGACGTCTATTCGCGCTGGGTGCCGGGTCATCACGGCGGCGAGTCCGAGACGATCATCGGCGAATGGATGAAGGCGCGCGGCAATCGCAACCGCATCATCCTCGCCACCAAGGTCGGCATGGACATGGGAGACGGCAATGTCGGCCTGAAGCCGGACTACATCGCGCGCGCCGTCGAGGACTCGCTGCGGCGGCTGCAGACCGACCACATCGACCTCTACCAATCCCACAAGGACGATGAGACCACACCGCAGGAAGAGACGCTCGCGGCCTATGACAAATTGATCAAGGCCGGCAAGATCAGGGCGATCGGTGCCTCGAATTTCTCGGCGGAGCGGCTCAAGAGCGCGCTGGATATTTCCAGGGCGAACGGGCTGCCGCGCTACGAGAGCATGCAGCCCGAATACAGCCTGGCGGAGCGGTCGAGCTACGAAGGCGCGCTGCAACGCGTCTGCGAGGAGAACGACATCGGCGTGATCACGTTCTTCTCCCTCGCTGCCGGATTCCTGACCGGCAAGTATCGCTCGGAGAGCGACTTCGCCAAGAGCCCACGGGGCGCGCGCAGCATTCCAAAATACATGAACCCGCGCGGCATGCGGATCCTCGCCGGCCTCGACGAGGTCGCCGCGGAGACCCGCACAGAGCCGGCCGCGGTCGCGCTCGCCTGGCTGATGGCGAAGCCCGGCATCACCGCACCGATAGCGAGCGCAACCAAGCCCGAGCAGGTCGCAACGCTTGTCGCGGCGGCGAGGCTCGAGCTGAGCAAGGGGCAGGTCGAGCGGCTGGACGCCGCGAGCGCGTAG
- a CDS encoding nuclear transport factor 2 family protein produces the protein MNEHASKTSVAPSAGADVRVIETLLTRNLPEVFGEGDPVRRRAAIEELYTADCVLYAPPGVLVGRDALDKFAGDLRATHPHFVYTPHGAPQALHNSGRLEWGSGPRGETPVYTGVDFIIARDGKIAALYVYLDSPPL, from the coding sequence ATGAATGAGCATGCCAGCAAAACCAGCGTCGCCCCTTCCGCGGGAGCTGACGTCCGCGTGATCGAGACGCTGCTCACCCGAAACCTTCCGGAGGTTTTCGGCGAAGGCGATCCGGTGCGCCGAAGGGCCGCAATTGAAGAGCTCTACACCGCGGACTGCGTGCTCTACGCGCCGCCGGGCGTTCTCGTAGGCCGCGACGCACTCGACAAGTTCGCCGGCGATCTCCGCGCGACGCATCCGCACTTTGTCTATACGCCGCACGGCGCGCCGCAGGCGCTGCACAATTCCGGGCGCCTGGAATGGGGCTCCGGGCCGAGAGGCGAAACACCGGTCTATACCGGCGTGGATTTCATCATCGCACGGGACGGCAAGATCGCGGCGCTTTACGTGTATCTGGACTCTCCGCCCTTGTGA
- a CDS encoding GYD domain-containing protein, which yields MSGSATGHRQAAFSSFQYEIFFCPGGARVNAFFHSQPSGGIAMHFCLSGEYTPRSINSIMENPTTNRLEAAKKLIETAGGKLISMYSMAAEGPGVMVIFDVPDPTVAPAITGVVVASGAIQNVKLVRLFTQDEIKVVRQHANKLKAAYSPPGS from the coding sequence ATGAGCGGCAGCGCAACTGGCCATCGGCAGGCCGCTTTTTCCTCATTTCAGTACGAAATCTTCTTCTGCCCGGGCGGCGCTCGGGTGAATGCCTTTTTCCATTCCCAGCCAAGTGGAGGGATTGCCATGCATTTCTGCCTCTCAGGGGAATACACGCCGCGTTCCATCAACAGCATCATGGAGAACCCGACAACCAATCGGCTTGAGGCGGCCAAGAAGTTGATTGAGACGGCCGGCGGCAAGTTGATTTCGATGTACAGCATGGCGGCCGAAGGCCCCGGCGTGATGGTGATCTTCGATGTGCCGGATCCGACCGTCGCACCTGCCATCACCGGCGTGGTCGTGGCGTCCGGCGCCATCCAGAATGTGAAGCTGGTCCGGCTGTTCACGCAGGACGAGATCAAGGTGGTGCGTCAGCACGCGAACAAGCTCAAGGCTGCCTACTCGCCTCCAGGAAGTTAG
- a CDS encoding short-chain fatty acyl-CoA regulator family protein, protein MPGESGKKLFVGPRFRRIRQQLGLSQTQIAEGLGISPSYINLIERNQRPVTAQILLRLAETYDLDLRDLATADEDRFFAELNEIFSDPLFRQIDLPKQELRDLAELCPGVTHALQRLYAAYTEARRGETLVAAQMADREGSQFDANPIERVRDLIEANRNYFPELETAAENLRDELNVPTEGLFTALATRLREKHSIVTRVMPVDVMRETLRRFDRHRRQLLISELVDSAGRSFQLALQIGFVECGAAIDAIVSRAGPLDDTARRLYRITLANYFAAAAMMPYQAFHSAAEALSYDVHVLAQRFNAGFEQVCHRLTTLQRPNARGVPFFLLRVDNAGNVSKRFSSGTFPFSKFGGTCPLWNVHSTFDMPDRLVSQVIELPDGTRYFSIAQTVRRPVAPYPQPQPRFAIGLGCEIRHAAKLVYATGMDLEKVEGTPIGVNCRLCERENCSQRAEPPITRTLILDETTRRVSSFAFSNAREL, encoded by the coding sequence ATGCCGGGCGAGTCCGGAAAGAAGCTGTTCGTCGGTCCGCGCTTTCGGCGGATCCGGCAGCAATTGGGGCTGTCGCAGACCCAGATCGCCGAGGGGCTCGGCATCTCGCCCTCCTACATCAACCTGATCGAGCGCAACCAGCGCCCGGTGACCGCGCAGATCCTGCTGCGGCTGGCCGAGACCTACGACCTCGATTTGCGCGACCTCGCCACCGCCGACGAGGACCGCTTCTTCGCGGAACTCAACGAGATCTTCTCCGATCCCCTGTTCCGCCAGATCGACCTGCCGAAGCAGGAACTGCGTGATCTCGCCGAGCTGTGCCCCGGCGTGACGCATGCGCTGCAACGGCTCTACGCCGCCTATACCGAGGCGCGCCGCGGCGAGACGCTGGTGGCGGCGCAGATGGCCGATCGCGAAGGCTCGCAGTTCGACGCCAACCCGATCGAGCGGGTGCGCGACCTGATCGAGGCCAACCGCAACTATTTTCCGGAGCTCGAGACCGCGGCGGAAAATCTGCGCGACGAGCTCAACGTGCCCACCGAAGGCCTGTTCACGGCACTCGCCACGCGGCTGCGCGAAAAACATTCGATCGTCACCCGCGTCATGCCGGTCGACGTGATGCGCGAGACGCTGCGCCGTTTCGACCGCCATCGCCGGCAGTTGCTGATCTCCGAACTGGTCGACAGTGCCGGCCGCAGCTTCCAGCTCGCGCTGCAGATCGGCTTTGTCGAATGCGGCGCCGCGATCGACGCGATCGTCAGCCGCGCCGGCCCGCTCGACGACACCGCGCGCAGGCTGTACCGCATCACGCTCGCCAATTATTTCGCGGCGGCCGCGATGATGCCCTACCAGGCATTCCATTCCGCGGCCGAGGCCCTGAGCTACGACGTCCACGTGCTGGCACAGCGCTTCAATGCCGGCTTCGAGCAGGTCTGCCACCGCCTCACCACGCTGCAGCGGCCGAACGCGCGCGGCGTGCCGTTCTTCCTGTTGCGCGTCGACAACGCCGGCAACGTGTCGAAGCGGTTTTCCTCGGGCACCTTCCCGTTCTCCAAATTCGGCGGCACCTGCCCGCTCTGGAACGTGCATTCGACCTTCGACATGCCCGACCGGCTGGTGAGCCAGGTGATCGAGCTGCCGGACGGCACGCGCTACTTCTCGATCGCGCAGACGGTGCGGCGGCCGGTGGCGCCCTATCCGCAGCCGCAGCCGCGCTTTGCAATCGGGCTCGGCTGCGAAATCCGTCATGCGGCCAAGCTCGTCTATGCGACCGGCATGGATCTGGAGAAGGTCGAGGGCACGCCGATCGGCGTCAACTGCCGGCTCTGCGAGCGCGAGAACTGCAGCCAGCGTGCCGAGCCGCCGATCACGCGCACCCTGATCCTGGACGAGACCACGCGGCGGGTGTCGTCGTTCGCATTCTCGAATGCACGGGAGCTGTGA
- a CDS encoding ATP-binding protein encodes MDSSTFSPHGICLLWEPELIWLHVISDAIIAASYFSIPFALAILVSKRRDFQFGWMAWPFAAFILACGLTHVFSIYTLWVPIYGLEGIVKALTAVASIFTAVLLWPLIPKILAIPTEAQLREAHVALAEEGRQRQRSEVLLERFREAEVNESRIRQAQKMEAVGQLTGGIAHDFNNIPTVITGTIDILAEAVAHNRQLTEITSLIRDAAERGASLTRHLLAFARKQPLQPSDVDVNALMVDTIELLRPTIGDHVDIDFRPAPDLPRALVDSNQLVTTIINLALNARDAMPKGGRLRIETRTAELKPSDVHGHDGLAAGDYVAIALIDNGQGIAEADLAKVFEPFFTTKDVGKGTGLGLSMVYGFVKQSNGHIALDSEVGRGTRVMLYLPRAAVLSPAVLPERRQPEVRGAQEIVLVVEDDRLVRSYVLTQIESLGYTTLSANNGGEALAVLDSGAPVDLLFTDVIMPGAMNGRELATEAERRRPGLRVLFTSGYTDDAIDQDGKLEQGILFLAKPYSRAQLARMLRVALRAEEAVIAREPAE; translated from the coding sequence TTGGATTCGTCGACGTTTTCGCCACACGGCATCTGCCTGTTGTGGGAGCCGGAGCTGATCTGGCTGCACGTGATTTCAGACGCGATCATTGCCGCTTCGTATTTCTCGATTCCGTTTGCGCTGGCGATCCTCGTCTCCAAGCGGCGCGACTTCCAGTTCGGCTGGATGGCCTGGCCGTTCGCCGCGTTCATCCTCGCCTGCGGCCTCACCCATGTGTTCTCGATCTACACGCTGTGGGTGCCGATCTACGGGCTCGAAGGAATAGTCAAGGCGCTCACTGCTGTCGCCTCGATCTTCACCGCGGTGCTGCTCTGGCCGCTGATCCCGAAAATCCTGGCGATCCCGACCGAGGCGCAGCTGCGCGAGGCCCATGTCGCGCTCGCCGAGGAGGGCCGGCAGCGCCAGCGCTCGGAAGTCCTGCTCGAGCGTTTCCGCGAGGCCGAGGTCAACGAGAGCAGGATCCGCCAGGCGCAGAAGATGGAAGCGGTCGGCCAGCTCACCGGCGGCATCGCGCACGACTTCAACAACATCCCTACCGTCATCACCGGCACCATCGACATCCTGGCCGAGGCGGTCGCCCACAACCGCCAACTCACCGAGATCACCAGTCTGATCCGCGACGCTGCCGAGCGCGGTGCATCGCTGACGCGGCATCTGCTCGCCTTCGCGCGCAAGCAGCCGCTGCAGCCGAGCGATGTCGACGTCAATGCGCTGATGGTCGACACCATCGAGCTGCTCCGGCCGACCATCGGCGACCATGTCGATATCGATTTTCGCCCCGCACCCGATCTGCCGCGCGCGCTGGTCGATTCCAACCAGCTGGTCACCACGATCATCAATCTCGCGCTGAACGCGCGCGATGCGATGCCGAAGGGCGGCCGGCTGCGGATCGAGACCCGCACTGCCGAACTGAAGCCATCAGACGTGCACGGCCATGACGGACTTGCCGCCGGCGACTATGTCGCGATCGCGCTGATCGACAACGGCCAGGGCATCGCGGAAGCCGATCTCGCCAAAGTGTTCGAGCCGTTCTTCACCACCAAGGACGTCGGCAAGGGCACCGGCCTAGGGCTTTCCATGGTCTACGGCTTTGTCAAGCAGTCCAACGGCCACATCGCGCTCGACAGCGAGGTCGGTCGCGGTACAAGGGTGATGCTCTATCTGCCGCGCGCGGCGGTGCTCTCGCCGGCCGTGCTACCCGAGCGGCGGCAGCCGGAGGTGCGCGGCGCGCAGGAGATCGTGCTCGTCGTCGAGGATGACAGACTGGTGCGCTCCTACGTGCTGACCCAGATCGAGAGCCTCGGCTACACCACGCTGTCGGCAAATAATGGCGGCGAAGCGCTTGCCGTGCTCGACAGCGGCGCGCCGGTCGATCTGTTGTTCACGGATGTCATCATGCCCGGTGCGATGAACGGACGCGAGCTGGCCACCGAGGCCGAGCGGCGGCGCCCCGGCTTGCGCGTGTTGTTCACCTCGGGCTACACCGATGACGCCATCGACCAGGACGGCAAGCTCGAGCAGGGCATTCTGTTCCTGGCCAAGCCCTATAGCCGCGCCCAACTCGCCCGCATGCTGCGGGTCGCGCTGCGCGCGGAGGAGGCGGTGATCGCGCGGGAGCCGGCGGAGTAA